The region ATGCCAACAGCTACGCTAGTGCCGGTGCTAGCGCTGGAAGTCATGCTGGCGTGCCCAGTGGACCTGCGAATGGCGGAGGAGGATCGTATCAAGGATCGCATCAACAAGGATCACACCAGCAAGGATCGCATCAGCAGGGACCTCAACATCCGGGCGGTCATCATGGcggtcacggtggtggtggtttcacGAAACAGATCACCATAACCAAGCACATCGAGGCACCCCCATCGCCACCAGTGATCGTGGAGAAACCGGTGCCCGTTCCGGTCGATCGACCATACCCGGTGTACATCGAGAAGCAGgttccggtgacggtgatcaAAGAAGTGCCCGTTGCGAGCGGAGGACACTCAGGACATGGTGGAGCAAACtatggcagtggtggtggtggtggtaatggagGTTATTATGGCCAGCAGGCTGCTggggccagtgccagcgcaCATGCCATTGCTCACGCTAGTGCTCAAGCGGGCGGTAGCGCAGGAGGAGCGAGCTACGGTGGACAACCGGGTAGTGGctacggtgatggtggtagcggcGGCTCCGGAGCCggtggtcatggtggtggACATGGTGGCCACGGAGGCCACGGTGCAGGAGCGACATTCACAAAGACCATCTCGTTCGAGAAGACCTTCAACAAGCACAAACACTTCTTGCATCACCACGGCTGGTAGAACCCGTGGAAACCATTCCAAACGGTTTCGTTCCGTGCATCGGGGAACGGACCCCCAGCTGGGAGCTGTCGTTCAACAAGCGAGTGTTGTAATACCCCACGAAATGACTAATAAATGTAATTCCTTTTAACGAACCAATATGTGTCCCGTTGTGTTAGTGCGTGCGCTTCCATCTTCACCAGATCGTAAAAGCAATCGGATTGGTTTTGAGGTGATGTTTTGCTGCAATCCGCAGATCTGCAGCGAAGTGAGTGAGAAGAAGGGTCCACGAAGATCGCCGGATGCAGCGAACCAGTTCACAGACACAggttttatgaatgaaacgcCGCGCCGTTGACCGAATGGCAAGGTGTTTCCGGCAGCCTGGAGCCAGTTATTCGTGTCAGTATAAGCAAggatttggttttggttttggtttggtttctttttttgcataattcattCAACCAAGCTCCTCTCACACAATGGGGACACCCTTTCCTGTGAACAACATTCGGAAGAGACATTCTCGAATAGCCTCAGGCACAGGGTGCGTTCAGGCGCATGTCACCGTGGCTGGGAGGCCGCTGCATAAAATGGAGCAATATACAAATAGCCCCCGGGCAGGACAGAGCGGGTTTCGAGATGGCGCCCCACGAATAAACTAGTTTCCCTATGGACGGAACGATGGTCACGGTTCATTGATTTGAGCGTCCACATTGTAAGACCATCGATACGGTAGCTGATTCCAGTGATTTGGCCACGTGGCTGGgatcattattttattcaaaGCAACAGCGTAATGCAACGCCAATTTATTGCTGTTTAAAGAATGGTTTTTATTGAGTAATGTTTTAGTGTAACTTGGTACTTATTTAAGTAGAGTAATAAATGCAACAAATGCTCACTGTTATAACCGTTTCTTCTTATGCAATATACGCTTTCACTGCACAATAATGCACAATATACTTTATCAAGGCTTTATTGTCGTTATCGCTTGCTTTTTGAGAGAAATCCTtttgaaaaaatcaaatcattgaTGAAACTCTGCTTAAAATATGCTTAAATCTCTGTAAAATGATCAAACAAACGATCTGAACGATCTATCCATCACAATTCAATCGCAAGAGCTGCTCGCCACGCTGATCTATTTGCGTGCTAAACGGATGCTAAATGAAGCCATCAAACGgacggtcgacgacgatgattaaCCATTTACGGTTCGGACATCTCATTCCAACGCTACCGCCAGCTACTGTTTGCTACTGGCAGCATACCAAACTGGCACTCTAAAATCCGTTCCAACTCCAAACCAGCATTGCACGGAATGGGTGACGGCAACATAAGAGCCTCACCGAGTAGTGCCATCGCGGCGCTTCGCTAACGATGCCAAACAACAAGCTAGACCAGCTGGTGATGAATTGACCACCAAAAGTAGTGATACATCATCACCCCTCCCTggtttcctctccctctctcactccatCACGCGTTTGGTGTGTAAATTGGGTGAAGATCAACTCGCCTTTGGGGTGAGGGGTGtctgatcggatcggatgcttTCGATTCGCTTTCAGCTGAGCCGgcttgaaatggaaaacaaaaaaaaaagagcaatcCCGCTGCACGACACGCTCGTCGTCTCGCCAAACCCGCCAGACTAGGTGACTAGGTGAAGGGCGCGAACATCGAAAACGGGGCTCGGGATCGGGACAGAATCgctcggcgacgacgacgacgacaacggtcgGAAGGGACAGAGAAAGAGCTGGCGACGAAGCTGGTAGCGAAGAAAACGACGAAAGGCcccaaaagacaaacaaaagcacGAGAAAACAATGACGCCGCGATCGAGGTGAAAAGCATAAACCCGCGAAAACCGCGACATCGAGCTCCATTATGTAACGTTGGCAggccgccggtggtgcggCCACAACGTGGAGACAATTCGTGCAGCACTCGCTCGGCCTAACGATGGCGCCAATGGATCTCGCTACCGTACCGATCCAGTGTTCTCCCTTGTCACCCATACCTCACTGTCATGGTTAGTCGCTAATTGGATCGCTATTAATTGGATTTAATGGACCCattgcccccccggggggtttaGACACATCCGGGAGGATCATCGTCGGATTGTGACCTTGGACCAGTGAGAAACCGCACCCAGACTGTGGACGCTGCTCTCTCTGCTCCGTGGTCTGCATGTAATGCAGCGCGTAAGAGGCAACTCCATGGCTCCCGAGGCGTCTTGGCGTTGTTTTAGGTCAACGAGAGGAGTGACAGCGCAAGTGGTGCGCGAGCCATAGTTtgccattattattatttatctgTGAAAAACGCGGTGCACGGTCGAGATTGTTTGAGTTTTTCGTTAGATAATGGCCGGGATCTTGGCCTGAGGAGGTGGAGAgggctgtttgttgttgcgggCCGTGTCGTCGACGGGTTTTCCAGCCCGTTTGTCCGATTGCCCAAAAAGCCAGCCTGAAGCCAGACGGGGAggtgctgttgttattgttttgtttctcgccTTTGAACAGCGTTCGATTGGTTAAGATGAGAGGGCTGAAGGCAGGGGTCTGAGAGGCTGTCGCATAATAGGTCGGTGCTACCCTTTGCCATCACCCATCACCCGATGGCCAGAGCGATACGCGATCCCTAACGAGCTGGAGGCTGAAGAACAATAGCCCAAAAGGCGATACGCGTGATACCCCTGTGGCcacccgttgccgttgctgatcTTTAGCAGCAACGAAGTAGAAGTGTGGCAACGCCGATGCCGTTGCCAAGCTGGTTCAAATGAGGTTGAGCGCGAcgttcgccaaaaagggggccgcTTTCGAGCGGCACTTTTGCTGAGGCCGAAGTGCTCCGCCTTATGAAATGTGCATTACAATTTGCACTCaacccgggaccgggaggggaggagtgctggtgctgggccgATAATGAGGCATCATAATTTTATCAAAACTCGAACCGCGGCCACGCGGAGACAATCCCTATAGTCATGCCAATcaatggcgctggcgctgttCACCTGTTTGCAATCGGAGTGGACGCCTCGCGTGGCTCCTTGCAGTGCACAGTGGGTTTGGGTTGGTTagtgaaaagggaaagaaaatggccTTTTAccattatattttttttaaacatatataaggacggacgagccgtatgttttaccattatgtttttcgttttttatccTAGAGCGTAGAATAGGTTGTTTGTTCCATTAGTTAATCATCGCCATTTATTATAAAAATCTGTTCTATTAGCTTGTTGCAGTAGAACATTTTTTAGAACTTATACTGTAATTTTGGGGGATTTTGTTAGTAAATTGCTCGACGTAAGAGCGTCTGCTATTATAAATCAATATTATTTCCTTAAAGAGTTTATCTTGTGTTATaggaatttgaatttttaatacTAAAAATCTCTTTCATTTGATCTTGTAAAATTAATGCACATAAAGAGATGAAAACATTCGTGCTACAGCTTTTCAATTATAATGGCTAACGCCTGTTAATAACTGAGTTTTTGGTAATCCTCTCATGCCTTTATCTTAATATTCCTGTGTTTTAAAGAAATGCATTAAAGAACTGCgctaataaaacaaaatccctTAGTAACCAACTGGACTGACAAATCCACTTTCATTCGCTGCGGAACATGttaataaacatttcaatatgGAATCGATAACGAATACCAGTTCGATTAAGAATACTTTTAAAATTCACCCCAACAAAACGGAATATCGAATAATCCCACCGATGCTTTTTAAACCACGACACGACATTATAAGCTGCACTGCTCTCATAGTGCACTGGTAGGCATTCAGCAAGCACCCTGAGTGCGTCGTCgacacacaccgagcaccgaggcTTTAAATACACTTTACACctgctttccatttctcacctcAATCGGATCGCTGAAAGATGATTAAAGAGGTCCAACATCGATCGTCGCGCTCATCGTCATTGCATCGTCGGACCGTCCGACCGGAGATCCGTACCGATGCACTCCCAGCTCGTCGTCTCAAATCGTAAAACTCTCACCATAAATCTTGCCCCGAATAGACTCCGAACAGGGGGGACGCCGTTCGTTGTTTCACAATGCGTCCGCACGCCGGCGTCAGCCGATGAAACCGACAAAGTTCGCACATTCCGCCGGGGTCAGTGCGGAGGATTGGTTCGGTTTGTGACGGCAGGACATTGTGACAGATACGTGTACGATGTGCCTGGAATCGATCAAGGTGGGAGCcaaaatgggggggggggggggggccaccgGTAAAgtaccaacaccagcagaGCGCTTCTTTACGTTTTGCGTTTCGCATTCCGCATTTcgtttttcgccattttcctcGCTACCTCGTCGCTTCTTGGCGTAATGGCCTGGCGATAGATTTGTACCGCTGCGCGCTGCTTACGGATCGCACCGTTCCAGTAGTTCATTCCAGTCGGTCAGTATGTTATGTAAATTAATTATTGCCGCTCTCATCTACCCACTCCCGTTGGCTCCCGTTCGTGtcggcagtagtagcagcagcgtcgcAGACCGGTGTCGTTGTTGGATGCGACTGTGTCGCGATGCATACTAAATGTCAGCTTGGCGCTTGTCGCTATCCCCTTATCCCCCTGCGGTGTGCGAGGTTCGTGGTGCCTTCGGTACCCTAGGACCCACTTCTGCTGTGCCACTGCGCTCCGTTCATGTTGCAATATGACGGCTTCGGCTCCAGCGCACATATGCGATTGATTGCATCCGATAGGTTGGTGCGGGTTGATGAAAATTATAAATGTACTTTTCTTCGGTGTGCGTTTCGCTGCTTCTTCGCTGCAATGCACCGACAGCAACTGCACCGAAAGGGACGGTTGCACTCAGTGCCCATCATCGTTAAGGATCTCTGCTAAGTACAACCGGCAGGGCCGTGTGCGTGCTGTGGTTGTGAACTCCCTCAATATTCTGTTATTCACAGGCACTGCGACTGCAAACAAGTGACACCCTCTCAGGATTGATGACGCATCAATGCACTAATGACGCTGGCGGTGATTGGCGGCCTCTGGTAAAGCAACAAACTCGCGAACGTGCCATTGACGAGCTATGAGTTCCGTGTTCTGAACAGCAGATTGACGTTGTTATTGATCGATAGCATTGTTGGTTGGAATACGATGTCAGCAAGAAGGATGTTGTTTGAAGCCAACACTCACTATTGTTTACTGTTTCCGAATTAGATGATCGCATTTGCTCGCTGGAGCTCCTTGGAATCAAATTCTTGAAATTCTTTCCACTCTAGGGTTCGTCACTTATCCAATCGCCCAAgtcttttttgattttttcccgatttccGCTCCTTAAACGATGCTCTTTCGCATGCACGTCTGCGCCGCGTTATCTGCTGGTAATAATCACCACTTAGCAGCCATTGTGTGCCGAccatggccaggccagggtaCGGCATTGCGACAGTCgccgcgaaacgaaacgagcgaCGCGCACACCACGCCAAATTGTCAAAGTGCCCCAAATCTTTGCACCATCGGCGCCTACACCTACTTGCGATGGCACCGTTCCAGTGACACCGTGTTGTTGGATACCTTCCACCCCCGATTGCTCAATTTACCAGCGTAGGCCAGCGATGGCAATCTGGATAGATGCAGATGAAATTTCGATATCCTCCCGGTACGCACGGATCGGCGGGGAAAGACACATCATATGCAATACCTGCACATGCAGCACATCCATTACAAACGTTTATTACCGGTTTGTTAATAGTGGCCCGGGCTCAGCCACAGGACCGGTTCCGTTTTTCGCAAGCCTGGCGCACGAGTTgtaaattcattcatttttcatcgctcGCCATGAGAGGGTAATTTCATTTGGCCTCTCGCCTGAAGGTGCGCCGCCGTGTAAACCGCCGTGATGGTGGCCGGAGCCGGAATGCGTCGTTACTGCCGTGCACGTGACTTGCGAGGGTGAGGAAAATGAGAGAACCGGTTGcgctaaagaagaagaaaaaaatgaagggaCAAAAacatcatctgcatctgcgAATGTGAAACGGGCAACAGCTAAACACGCTTATTAGAGCCACTGGGGCATCGTGTCGGTGTTActgatgtttggttttttttttcgcaaaaaggATCCTCAACTGTAGGGAGAAGATGTAGCGGTCCGGTGTAGCGGTGTGGATGATCGTTCGAAACCTCGACAAAGATCGAACTTATTTGATTCCAATCTGAGACCGCAACACCATTTACGCGGTACGGATCGTGCATCGTGGTCCATCGGTACCAAACCGAGAGGTCAAACAGTGGCAGTtgaagccaaccagccggacGGCGTTAGGAGGATGGCCATCGTCGCACACGGTCTAATGACTGGCAGCAAACCATCTTCCCAGCCAACGTTCGCCGACCAATGTCCAATGTCAGCCAGCACTGCTGTCCACTGCGGTGCGgaatgcagcatcagcatcggccaACGGATGTAAATTATACGTTTTTCACCGCGTGGGGAAGGGTGAGTGAGAGCGAGGGGATCGACGCTGCCGGGCCGCATTCAGGGCccgagaaaaggaaaaggaaatgaaggGAAGGTTGCTCCGGTGTGCTCCGCGGCGGTGCGTTAGCGCTCCGCGTTTGCAACCGCCTGCGTTGTACAGCCTGCGACCTTGACAAACGCTCCACACTGACCTAGAGAAGTTATGGCCAATTAtttgagctgctgcagcatacTTCCCCCGCTGGCCCCGGATCGTTACCTCACCAGAGTACCAGCGCTGCCCTATTGGTGAgtgtaagggggggggggggattgttaCTCGTTGAACCACGCAGCTCCGCTTTCGGTACCCGGTAACGGTGGGCTGCTTCATCAGCGGATTGCGAAAGGGAAATTAGTGCCCTAAACGTTGCATTTTATTTCGCGCTGGAATTGGGGATTAGCATACGCGGTGGGTCATCGGATTTGCTGCTAATCGAATGAGTTCGGCCCGAGCAGCATCACGAATCTGACGTGAACCGGCAATTGTTGGTTAAAAATAGCAtttcccaaaaaggggaaaacgatGATGGGAAATCAACCAACACGGTTCAGCCGGAAACAGAGCACTAAAAGCATTGCCAGCAAGGTTGCGGAAGTCTCGCTCGCTGCAGAACTTCTCGGCGAGTGGACAAGAACAAAAGGCCACCgagtactctctctctctctacttcgTGCGTCATTTGCTGgatgcaaaaatgaaaaaaaaagttttgcgTTACAACATGAGCCTGAGCTGCCGAACGAatctgaatgatgatgatcaagaGATGATTGAAATAAGTGGTTGGTGCATTAGCTCCAAGTCGGAGTTAGTTCGACAAATAATTTGTTCTGGTTTCCGATGGTTGCTTGCGGTTTGTTGGTGTTCTGGTGTAGTGTACGAATGGATATGCTCACTGTTCGCTCTTCAGAAGCTGCTGGCTTGATCATTAGGATTGTGAGATGTTGTAAAGTTAGCTAATGAAGGTGTACTGATCAATGTTTGGCGAGGCGAGCGGTAGCATCGCTAGAGAAGAGTGAGAACAGCCGAGATTACCGCGAGAGCTCTTGCAATGTTAATCGAAAATTGAGGCGCAACGCAAGTGGCTTCGCTGGTGTAGCAATCGTTCCTCTCTTGAATTGGATTccaaatgaaatgcaatctAAATCGCTATCTTC is a window of Anopheles aquasalis chromosome 2, idAnoAquaMG_Q_19, whole genome shotgun sequence DNA encoding:
- the LOC126580807 gene encoding uncharacterized protein LOC126580807, whose product is MLKLLLAIALLSQSLLASATLFKKKIILASESDGHGHGGGGGGGFSLGGGGFRISFGGGLSGGGAGVGHGGNYGGHSGGSGYGNGGSGSGSAGGSHASSSAFASASASATAGAASGGNGGVYGSHQSAPSGSGNVAGHNGGYAGGYGSYQPAPAGAGGGSGYGQAGAPGGGHTVHHAPSEHLTPPAGSYQGAGGYSNSYANSYASAGASAGSHAGVPSGPANGGGGSYQGSHQQGSHQQGSHQQGPQHPGGHHGGHGGGGFTKQITITKHIEAPPSPPVIVEKPVPVPVDRPYPVYIEKQVPVTVIKEVPVASGGHSGHGGANYGSGGGGGNGGYYGQQAAGASASAHAIAHASAQAGGSAGGASYGGQPGSGYGDGGSGGSGAGGHGGGHGGHGGHGAGATFTKTISFEKTFNKHKHFLHHHGW